The Aquitalea magnusonii region GTCCCCATGTTGCAGCACATGCCGCTGGAGCATGTGTTTCCGCCCATCCTGTCCAACCTGGCCCGCGCCATCAAACTATGCCATGACAGCGAACAACTGGCCGAAGCGCTGCAGCGAGAGCGCAACCAGGCCAAGGCCGAACTGGACAGGGCGCAACGCTTCAGCACCGCCCTGCTCAATGCCATGCCGATTGCCGTGTTTTACAAGGACGCCGCCGGACGTTATCTGGGCTGCAACCCGGCATTCAGCCGCACCGTCGGCATGCAGGCCGAAGAAATCATTGGCAAGACCCCGGCCGAGGTATGGCCGGCAGAACTGGCCAGCATGTTCACCCAGAATGATGGCGTGCTGATTGCCAGCCGCCAGCCGCAGTTGTTTGAATATGTGCTGCGCAGCAAGCAAGGGCAGTTGATGGACGTGGTGTATGCCAAGGACCTGTTCTACAACGAAGACAACAGTATTGGCGGTGTGATTGGTGCCTTCATCGACATCAGCGCGCGCAAGTCAGCCGAAGAATCACTGCGCCAATCGCTGATCCAGGCCATCAGTGCACTGTCCGCCGCCATGGTGCATCGCGACCTGAGCACCGCCGGCCATGAAGTACGGGTGAGCGACCTGGCGGTTGCCATTGGCCGCCAGTTGGGGCTGGATGAACATCGCCTGGAAGGACTGGGGCTGGCTGCCATGGTGCATGACATCGGCCAGATTCAGATTCCGTCGGAAATCCTCACCCGGCCACGCCGGCTT contains the following coding sequences:
- a CDS encoding HD domain-containing phosphohydrolase, translated to MNRDQLLAVLYDLSLTIGREVTVDALLTKVLQRLLFHTGCPAGLAIGHAQGLDASSGQLLKVIGDHHLQQQTGHTIPLPPGLLGRSIHPGCDPALLQTLTGQPHYQYGLRLPLEQHYTILLLAPVPMLQHMPLEHVFPPILSNLARAIKLCHDSEQLAEALQRERNQAKAELDRAQRFSTALLNAMPIAVFYKDAAGRYLGCNPAFSRTVGMQAEEIIGKTPAEVWPAELASMFTQNDGVLIASRQPQLFEYVLRSKQGQLMDVVYAKDLFYNEDNSIGGVIGAFIDISARKSAEESLRQSLIQAISALSAAMVHRDLSTAGHEVRVSDLAVAIGRQLGLDEHRLEGLGLAAMVHDIGQIQIPSEILTRPRRLNHEEFELVKMHAEASYEILKDIRFPWPIAEIAWQHHENMDGSGYPRGLAGEDILLEARIIHVADSVEAMLSHRPFRRQLGLEQTLAQLRHYRGTVYDSQVVDACLALFTEHGYALPDSKRKN